A region from the Leopardus geoffroyi isolate Oge1 chromosome C2, O.geoffroyi_Oge1_pat1.0, whole genome shotgun sequence genome encodes:
- the LRRC3B gene encoding leucine-rich repeat-containing protein 3B — MNLVDLWLTRSLSMCLLLQSFVLMILCFHSASMCPKGCLCSSSGGLNVTCSNANLKEIPRDLPPETVLLYLDSNQITSIPNEIFKDLHQLRVLNLSKNGIEFIDEHAFKGVAETLQTLDLSDNRIQSVHKNAFNNLKARARIANNPWHCDCTLQQVLRSMASNHETAHNVICKTSVLDEHAGRPFLNAANDADLCNLPKKTTDYAMLVTMFGWFTMVISYVVYYVRQNQEDARRHLEYLKSLPSRQKKADEPDDISTVV; from the coding sequence ATGAATCTGGTAGACCTGTGGTTAACCCGTTCCCTCTCCATGTGTCTCCTCCTACAAAGTTTTGTTCTTATGATACTGTGCTTTCATTCAGCCAGTATGTGTCCCAAGGGctgtctctgttcttcctctggGGGTTTAAATGTCACCTGTAGCAATGCAAATCTCAAGGAAATACCTAGAGATCTTCCTCCTGAAACAGTCTTATTGTATCTGGACTCCAATCAGATCACATCTATCCCCAATGAGATTTTTAAGGACCTCCATCAACTAAGAGTTCTCAACTTGTCCAAAAACGGCATTGAGTTTATCGATGAGCATGCTTTCAAAGGAGTAGCGGAAACTTTGCAGACTCTGGACTTGTCTGACAACCGGATTCAAAGCGTGCACAAAAATGCCTTCAATAACCTGAAGGCCAGGGCCAGAATCGCCAACAACCCCTGGCACTGCGACTGTACTCTCCAGCAAGTTCTGAGGAGCATGGCATCCAACCACGAGACAGCCCACAATGTGATCTGTAAGACTTCTGTGTTGGATGAGCACGCCGGGAGACCATTCCTCAATGCTGCCAATGATGCTGACCTTTGTAACCTCCCCAAAAAGACTACCGATTATGCCATGCTGGTCACCATGTTTGGCTGGTTCACCATGGTGATCTCATATGTGGTGTATTACGTGAGGCAAAATCAGGAGGATGCCCGGAGACACCTTGAATACTTGAAATCCCTGCCcagcaggcagaagaaagcagATGAGCCCGATGACATTAGCACTGTGGTATAG